Within the Streptomyces sp. YIM 121038 genome, the region ACGTCCTCTCGCCACCGCCCTGCTCGCCCTCGCCGCGCTCGGGATCGGGGCCGCGCCCGCCGGGGCCGTGGCGCCGGTCGCCGGGGCCCCGACCGCCGTGGCCGCGCGGCAGCCCGCCACCGTGACGGTCACCGGCACCGGCTCCGCCAGCGCGGCGCCGGACCTCGCCGTGCTCAGCATGGGCGTCGAGGTGACCGCGCCGACGGCCAAGAAGGCGCTCGCCGGGCAGAACACCGCGGCGCGGGCGCTGCTCGCCGCCGCGCGCGGGCAGGGCGTCGCCGAGCGCGACGCCCGCACGGTGGGCCTGTCGCTGTCCGCCGTGTACAAGGACGAGGACGGCGCCTCCAAGCTGACCGGGTACCGGGCATCCCAGTCGTTCGCGCTCACCGTGCGCGACCTGCCCGCCACGGGCCGGGTCCTCCAGGCCGCGATGGACGCCGCCGGTGACGCGGGCCGCGTCGACGGCGTGGCCTTCGACGTCGCCGACAAGCGGGGGCTGCGGGCCGAGGCCCGCGCTGCCGCCCACGACGACGCGCGCGCCAAGGCGGAGCAGTACGCGCAGCTGAACGGCCGCCCCCTCGGCCGCCTCGTCTCGCTCAGCGAGAGCGACAACGGCGGCCCGCGACCGCTGGCGGTGCCCGTGGAGGCCCTCACCAAGGACCAGGGCGTCCCCGTGGCGCCCGGCGAGATCGAGGACCAGGTGACGCTCACCGCCGTGTACGAGCTGGGCTAGCCCCGGCGGTCCGGGCTCGCAGGCCCGCAGGTCCTCAGGCCCGCAGGTCCGCCACGGTCAGGCCCAGCTCCCGGGCCAGCGCCTCGTCGGCCCAGCCGCGGGCGCGGGCCCGGGACACCGCGCCGTACGCCGTGAGCTGGACGGCCAGGCCGTCCAGCAGCGCCGTGAGGCGCAGGGCCGCGCCCATCGGGTCGGGGCAGCGGAACTCGCCCGCGGCCACGCCCTCCGCGACGACCTCGGCGAGCGCCGCCTTCCAGCGCCGGTCGAGGTCGCGCGCCACCTCCCGCAGGGCGGGCTCGCGCCCGGCCGCCGCCCAGCCCTCGATCCACAGCCGCCAGCCCTTGGCCTGCCCCGTCGGCGCGTACCAGCGCACGGCGGCCCGCAGCCGGCGCAGCGCGGACGTACGGCGGCGCAGCAGCTGGTCGAGGCGGGCGAGGTCACCCTCGGCGGCGTGCGCGAACGCGGCGGCGACCAGCTCGTCCTTGGTGGAGAAGTGGTACAGCACGAGCGCGTTGCTCACCCCGAGGGCCGCCGCGACGTCGGCGATGCGCACGGCCGCGACGCCCCGCTCCTCGATCTGCCCGACGGTGGCGCTCAGCAGCTCCACCCGCCGCTCCGCCACGCTCAGCCGCACCCTCGCCACGCTCCGCAGCCTACCGACCGACGCGCTCGGCGATCCGCGGCAGGCGGTCGGCCACCAGGGCGTGGGCGGCGGCACGAGGCGTGGTGCCGTCGCGCTCCGCGCGCGCGAGCAGCTCCGCGACCAGCGCGCGCAGGGCGCGGCGCGTGTACGCGAAGGCCTCGCCCGCCTTGTCGGGGGCCTCGCCGATGTCGCCGAACAGGGTCCACCACCACCAGGCGTTCGTACCGGAGTTCACGACGACGTCCGGCAGGACCGTGGTGCCGCGCGCGGCGAGGAGCCGCTCCGCCTCCGGGAGCACCGGCATGTTCGCGGCCTCGGCGATCCAGCGCGCCGTGATCCGCTCCTGGTTCGCCGCGTCGATCGCGTACGACACGGCGGCGGGCACCAGGACCTCCACGTCGGCGGCGAGCCAGGCGTCACCCGGCAGCTCGCGGTCGCCGGGGCGCAGCGCGGCGCGGTCGACGGTGCCGTAGGCGTCGCGCGCGGCGAGCAGCGCCTCCACGTCGAGGCCCTCGGGGTTGGCGATGGTGCCCTCGACGTCGGCGACGGCCACCACCGTGAGCCCCGCGCGCGCGAGGAAGCGCGCGGTGGCGGCGCCCATCGTGCCGAGGCCCTGCACGGCCACGCGCGCGCGGCCGCGGTCCGCGCCCGCCGCGTCCAGGGCGGTGAGGACGGACTCGGCGACGCCGCAGCCGCCGACGAGCGCGTCCAGGCCGATCCCGTCGACCTCGACGGCGAAGGCGTCCGCGAGCCGCCGCCGGGCCGCGGCCGCGTCGTCGAGCAGCGGACAGACGGCCTGCACGGTGGAGGTCAGGCCCGCTTCGGCGGCCGCCCGGTCGACGACGTCCTGGGTCAGGCCGAGGTCCTCGCCGGTGTTCCAGAAGGCCTCGACGTACGGCCGCACCGCCCGCAGATAGCGCACGAGCAGGCCGTACGCCTCGGGGGAGCGCGGATCGCAGTCGATGCCGCCCTTGGCGCCGCCGAGCGGGACGTACCGCGCCGCCGGGTCGTAGTGCAGGGCCTCCTTCATGGTCATGCCGCGGGCGAGCCCGGTGACCTCCTGGAGCGTGCAGCCCGGCCGCATCCGCAGGCCGCCGCTGCGCACGCCGCGCACCAGGCGGTCGACGACGAGGAAGCCCTGGCGGCCGGTGACGTGATCGGTCCACGTCAGCGAGATGAGGGGCGCGGACGGCACGGGCATACGGACTCCTGTACGTGCTGCTGACCGATCATTCAGTAGCAAGTACAGCACGCCGCGCGGTGGCATCGGCATCCTCCGCCGAGCCGGGGCGCGGGGTACGCGGAGGCGGCGGTCCGTGCGGGCCCCGCGGACCGCCCCCGGCGGTCGTTGTCAGCGGTGGCGCCCATAATGGGGAGGCTTGAGCAGCCCTGTTTCTGGAGGTGCGCCGTGTCCCGGTCCCTGAGCCCCTTGCTCCGCTCCCTGCGGACGCCCGCGTTCGGTGCGGATCCGACCGGTGACCGGCTCGCGCGCATCCACGGCTCGCCGAACTTCGCCGACGGCTCGTTCCAGAACCCGGTGGGGGCGCGGACCAGGCCCTCCGGGTCCGCCCTGGAGTTCGCGAAGGTCTACTTCCGCCGCGAGGAGCGCTCCCGGCGCGTCCCGGCGGGCCATGTGCCGGTGCACGCCACGACCCTCGCGGACCTCGCCAAGCCCCCGGCGAGCGGCCTCCGGCTCACCTGGATGGGGCACTCCAGCGTCCTCGTCGAGATCGACGGCCGCCGGGTGCTCTTCGACCCCGTGTGGGGCGAGCGCTGCTCGCCCTTCGCCTTCGCCGGACCCAAGCGCCTGCACCCCGTGCCGCTGCCGCTCGCGGCCCTCGGCCCGGTCGACGCCGTCGTCATCTCGCACGACCACTACGACCATCTGGACCTGCCCAGCATCAAGGCCCTGGCGGGCACGGACACGGTGTTCGCGGTGCCGCTCGGCGTCGGCGCGCACCTGGAGCACTGGGGCGTCCCCGCGGACCGGCTCCGCGAGCTCGACTGGCACGAGTCCACGGACGTCGCGGGCCTGACCCTGACGGCGACGCCCGCCCGGCACTTCTGCGGCCGCGGGCTGCGCAACCAGCAGCACACGCTGTGGGCGTCCTGGAGCGTCGCGGGCCCCGAGCACCGCGTCTTCCACAGCGGCGACACCGGGTACTTCCCGGGCTTCGCGGAGATCGGCGCCGCCCACGGCCCGTTCGACGCCACGATGATCCAGATCGGCGCCTACTCGGAGTTCTGGCCGGACATCCACATGCGGCCCGAGGAAGGCGTGCGGGCCCACCTCGACCTCCAGGGCGGGCGGCCGCACGGCGTGCTCCTGCCGATCCACTGGGGCACGTTCAACCTCGCGCCGCACGCCTGGTCGGAGCCCGCCGAGGGCACGCTCGCCGCCGCGCGCGCCGCGGGCGCCCCGGTGGCGCTGCCCATCCCCGGCGAGCCGTTCGAGCCGGCGTCCGACGCGGTGCCCGACGCCCCGTGGTGGCGCGCGATCGCCGTCGCGCCGGCGGGCGGCTGGAGCGACCACGCCCCGCGCCCCGGGCTGGGCGCGGCCGACCAGGAGACCGCCCCCGTCGGCTGACGCCGGGCGACGGACGACAGGGGCGGGCGACTCCGTGAGGGGGGCGCGCCCCTGGTCGGCCGCGCCCAGGGAACGGGTGTCCTCCGTACGCCCTGTGCGGCGCACACCGCCGCGCTCGTGCTGACGTACGACATATTTCGTCCTCTCGTACGACGCGTCATACCAGAGCGGGACGCTGTCCGCCGGACTTTGTCAACTGCCCACCGCACGTGAGGTCGCGACGACTACCGTGAGTGGCCGTCGGGCGACGCAGGGATGACATCACGGCCTGCCGGCCGGCACCGCGATGCCATCGACGAGGTGCCGCAGCGGACCGCTGCGGCACGCGTCGCTACGTACCGAGGACGCTGATGTCTCACCTTCGCGCACCGGCAGCACGCGCAGACCGCCGCGAGGGCGGACGGCACGGACGCTCCGGGAGCCGCGCCGCGCCGCCCCCGCCCGAGACGCGCATACGGCTCCAGCTGATGCGCATCGCCGTACTGCCCGCCGTCGCCGTCGGCCTGTGCGGCTGTGCCGCCGTGCTCTTCATGGTCCGGGCCGCCGGGGCGCGGCCGCAGCCGCCGCTGCTCGCCCTGCTCGGCGCCGCCGCCGGGCTCGGCGTCCTCGGCATCGTCGTCGCCGCGGTGGCCGCCGACCGGACCGCGCGGTCCGTGCGCGACCGCGTCGTCGCGCTGCGCCGCGCCACCGCGCGCGGCCAGGCCGACCTGCGCGAACTCCTGGAACGGCTGCGCCAGGGCGAGACCCCGGCGGTGCGCGAGCCCGGCGCGGGCCCCGCCCCGGCCAAGGACGAGTTCGGCCTGCTCGCCGACGAGCTGGCTCGCGCCCACGAGGGGGCCCTCACCGCCGTCGTGCAGGCGTCCCGCCTGTCCGGACGGGCGGGCAACGAGCAGAAGGTCGAGGTCTTCGTGAACCTCGCCCGGCGCCTGCAGTCCCTGGTCCACCGCGAGATCTCGCTCCTGGACGAGCTGGAGAACTCCGTCGAGGACCCCGAACTCCTCAAGGGCCTCTTCCACATCGACCACCTGGCCACCCGCATCCGGCGGCACGCCGAGAACCTCGCCGTGCTCGGCGGCGCCGTGTCGCGGCGCCAGTGGAGCAGGCCCGTGTCGATGACGGAGGTCCTCCGCTCCTCCATCGCCGAGGTCGAGCAGTACTCGCGGGTCAAGCTGGTGCCGCCCGTCGACGGCACCCTGCGCGGCCACGCCGTCGCCGACGTCATCCACCTGCTCGCCGAACTCGTCGAGAACGCCACGGTGTTCTCCGCTCCGCACACCCAGGTCCTGATGCGGGCGGGCCGGGTGACGTCCGGGCTCGCCGTCGAGGTCGAGGACCGCGGCCTCGGCATGCCCGTCGCCGAGCAGACCAGGATGAACCAACTCCTCGCCGACCCCGACCAGGTCAACGTCGCGAGCCTCCTCCAGGACGGCCGCATCGGCCTGTTCGTCGTCGCGGCCCTCGCCCGCCGCCACGGCATCGCGGTGCGCCTGCAGACCAACATCTACGGCGGCGTCCAGGCCGTCCTGATCCTGCCCCAGGGGCTGCTCGGCGCCGACCAGGACGCCCTGTCCGCCCCCCGCGGCGCCACCTCCGCCGCGCACCGGGCCGCACCCACGGCCGCCCATGCCTCGGCCCACACCTCCGCCCCCACCTCCCCGCAGTCCGCCGCGCCGCCCGCCTCCGGCGCCGCACGCGCGACGGCCGCGCGCGAAGCGGCCGCCGCGCCCACCCCGCACCCGGCCGCCGCACCCCACGAGCAGCCGCCCCACCCGTCCTACCGGAACGGCACCGCGGCCCACCGGCCCGCCGCCCCGCGCCCCCCCACGGCCACCGCCACCCCGCCCGACCCGCTCCCCGTCCGCGGCCCGCGCGGCGACCGGCCCACCCCCGCCGAAGCCCTGCCCGGCATCCGCCCCGAGGACCGCGGCGTCACCGCCGAGCACACCGCGGCCCCGCCCGTGCCCCGCAACGGCGCCGTGCGCGGCCGGGTCGGCAAACCCCAGCTGCCCCGCCGCCGGGCCCAGGAACACCTCGCGCCGCAGCTGCGCGACGCCCGCGCCCCGCGCCCGGCCGACGACCAGCTCGTCGGCCACGACCCGGGTCTGATGGCCGCCTTCCAGCGCGGCATCGACCTCGCCCAGGCCGCCCAGGCCAGGGACGCCCTGCCCGACCACGACGTCGGCGTGCCCCCCGCGCCCGGCGACAGAGCCGACCGCACCGGCCCCGGCCGCCGGAGCGACCAGGGCGGCTGACCGCACCACCCCCCACCCCGTCTGCCCCGCAGACGTCGAGAACCCTCTCGAACCCGTACTTTCCAAGGAGTCGATCCACCATGGTGAGCGATGCGCCGACCGGCCAGGTATCCGATCTCGACTGGCTGATGAGCGGCCTCGTGCAGCGCGTGCCGCACACCCACAGCGCCGTCCTGCTCTCCTGCGACGGACTCGTGAAGTCGGTCCATGGCCTCGACCCGGACAGCGCCGACCACATGGCCGCGCTCGCCTCAGGGCTCTACTCCCTCGGGCGCAGCGCCGGCGTCCGCTTCGGCGACGGGGGCGACGTGCGCCAGGTGGTCGTGGAGCTGGACTCCACCCTGCTCTTCGTGTCCACCGCCGGTTCCGGCACCTGCCTCGCCGTGCTCGCCGGGCGTGAGGCGGACGCCGCGGTGCTCGGGTACGAGATGGCGATGCTGGTCAAGAGCGTGCGCCCGTACCTGGTCACAGCGCCGCGCCAGCACGCCGGTGAGCCCGCGTCGATGAGGCGCTGAGCGTGGGGGCCCCGCACGACGGGCCATGGCTCGACGACGCCGCAGGGCGGCTCATCCGCCCGTACACGGTCAGCAACGGACGCACCAGACCGACCACGCGGCTCGACCTGCTGTCCCAGGTGAGGGCGACCGGCACCACCCCCGCCGGCTACCTCGGCCCGGAGCACGCCCTCGCCCTCGGCATGTGCGAGGCACCCACGTCCGTGGCGGAGATCGCCGCCCAGCTGAAGCTGCCCGTGGCGGTGACCAAGGTGCTCCTGTCCGACCTCGTCGACTGCGGGGCGATCACCACCAGAGCCCCGGACTTCTACCACAACCCGACTGACCGGTCCCTGTTGGAGGCAGTGCTCGATGGACTACGACGACAGCTCTGACGCCTTCCCCACCGCGCTGAAAATCCTCGTGGCGGGCGGGTTCGGGGTCGGCAAGACGACCTTCGTGGGCGCGGTCAGCGAG harbors:
- a CDS encoding Glu/Leu/Phe/Val dehydrogenase dimerization domain-containing protein; this encodes MPVPSAPLISLTWTDHVTGRQGFLVVDRLVRGVRSGGLRMRPGCTLQEVTGLARGMTMKEALHYDPAARYVPLGGAKGGIDCDPRSPEAYGLLVRYLRAVRPYVEAFWNTGEDLGLTQDVVDRAAAEAGLTSTVQAVCPLLDDAAAARRRLADAFAVEVDGIGLDALVGGCGVAESVLTALDAAGADRGRARVAVQGLGTMGAATARFLARAGLTVVAVADVEGTIANPEGLDVEALLAARDAYGTVDRAALRPGDRELPGDAWLAADVEVLVPAAVSYAIDAANQERITARWIAEAANMPVLPEAERLLAARGTTVLPDVVVNSGTNAWWWWTLFGDIGEAPDKAGEAFAYTRRALRALVAELLARAERDGTTPRAAAHALVADRLPRIAERVGR
- a CDS encoding TetR/AcrR family transcriptional regulator codes for the protein MARVRLSVAERRVELLSATVGQIEERGVAAVRIADVAAALGVSNALVLYHFSTKDELVAAAFAHAAEGDLARLDQLLRRRTSALRRLRAAVRWYAPTGQAKGWRLWIEGWAAAGREPALREVARDLDRRWKAALAEVVAEGVAAGEFRCPDPMGAALRLTALLDGLAVQLTAYGAVSRARARGWADEALARELGLTVADLRA
- a CDS encoding ATP-binding protein; the protein is MSHLRAPAARADRREGGRHGRSGSRAAPPPPETRIRLQLMRIAVLPAVAVGLCGCAAVLFMVRAAGARPQPPLLALLGAAAGLGVLGIVVAAVAADRTARSVRDRVVALRRATARGQADLRELLERLRQGETPAVREPGAGPAPAKDEFGLLADELARAHEGALTAVVQASRLSGRAGNEQKVEVFVNLARRLQSLVHREISLLDELENSVEDPELLKGLFHIDHLATRIRRHAENLAVLGGAVSRRQWSRPVSMTEVLRSSIAEVEQYSRVKLVPPVDGTLRGHAVADVIHLLAELVENATVFSAPHTQVLMRAGRVTSGLAVEVEDRGLGMPVAEQTRMNQLLADPDQVNVASLLQDGRIGLFVVAALARRHGIAVRLQTNIYGGVQAVLILPQGLLGADQDALSAPRGATSAAHRAAPTAAHASAHTSAPTSPQSAAPPASGAARATAAREAAAAPTPHPAAAPHEQPPHPSYRNGTAAHRPAAPRPPTATATPPDPLPVRGPRGDRPTPAEALPGIRPEDRGVTAEHTAAPPVPRNGAVRGRVGKPQLPRRRAQEHLAPQLRDARAPRPADDQLVGHDPGLMAAFQRGIDLAQAAQARDALPDHDVGVPPAPGDRADRTGPGRRSDQGG
- a CDS encoding MBL fold metallo-hydrolase produces the protein MSRSLSPLLRSLRTPAFGADPTGDRLARIHGSPNFADGSFQNPVGARTRPSGSALEFAKVYFRREERSRRVPAGHVPVHATTLADLAKPPASGLRLTWMGHSSVLVEIDGRRVLFDPVWGERCSPFAFAGPKRLHPVPLPLAALGPVDAVVISHDHYDHLDLPSIKALAGTDTVFAVPLGVGAHLEHWGVPADRLRELDWHESTDVAGLTLTATPARHFCGRGLRNQQHTLWASWSVAGPEHRVFHSGDTGYFPGFAEIGAAHGPFDATMIQIGAYSEFWPDIHMRPEEGVRAHLDLQGGRPHGVLLPIHWGTFNLAPHAWSEPAEGTLAAARAAGAPVALPIPGEPFEPASDAVPDAPWWRAIAVAPAGGWSDHAPRPGLGAADQETAPVG
- a CDS encoding SIMPL domain-containing protein (The SIMPL domain is named for its presence in mouse protein SIMPL (signalling molecule that associates with mouse pelle-like kinase). Bacterial member BP26, from Brucella, was shown to assemble into a channel-like structure, while YggE from E. coli has been associated with resistance to oxidative stress.), whose product is MPPRSYAPARPLATALLALAALGIGAAPAGAVAPVAGAPTAVAARQPATVTVTGTGSASAAPDLAVLSMGVEVTAPTAKKALAGQNTAARALLAAARGQGVAERDARTVGLSLSAVYKDEDGASKLTGYRASQSFALTVRDLPATGRVLQAAMDAAGDAGRVDGVAFDVADKRGLRAEARAAAHDDARAKAEQYAQLNGRPLGRLVSLSESDNGGPRPLAVPVEALTKDQGVPVAPGEIEDQVTLTAVYELG
- a CDS encoding roadblock/LC7 domain-containing protein, producing the protein MVSDAPTGQVSDLDWLMSGLVQRVPHTHSAVLLSCDGLVKSVHGLDPDSADHMAALASGLYSLGRSAGVRFGDGGDVRQVVVELDSTLLFVSTAGSGTCLAVLAGREADAAVLGYEMAMLVKSVRPYLVTAPRQHAGEPASMRR
- a CDS encoding DUF742 domain-containing protein; the encoded protein is MGAPHDGPWLDDAAGRLIRPYTVSNGRTRPTTRLDLLSQVRATGTTPAGYLGPEHALALGMCEAPTSVAEIAAQLKLPVAVTKVLLSDLVDCGAITTRAPDFYHNPTDRSLLEAVLDGLRRQL